A portion of the Paenibacillus sp. PvR098 genome contains these proteins:
- a CDS encoding copper resistance protein CopC, with translation MLYRAALCFMMMFSIFPKDTYSHASLVAADPSPDSEWISSPPEIHLTFSERIDQGLYYLKVFDDKGNEVAGNEASVSEDRMVLRLSLPTLANGVYTVSYRIISEDSHPVRGTYIIFVGIPRSNADHSVSNPSSTRGFSESIIYAANGIYLLSYLLLIGWIGWGTVFRPFTAVDELRKGYLLGTQVMQQIHLMSLILLMLLLSRDIISSLKGTEELKLPLGSLYGVTWMALLLLSITGFFTLLRSKVWDRIWVVLMVGVKSLSGHAITLGPPLVTVPLNAIHLLAAGVWVGGLLLIVMNWRRHQLYMRVFIALFSRTAMICIALLSVSGIVSAEMFLPKLRYVLETPWGLLIGIKLALILGVAVIGAVLNVSVRHSRFMNISTWLKCEIGLMVVIVMVVGVLVHQKPTPENKPLLWEDEWNQAHMSAQIVPNIPGIKNRFIVDIAVSDPDAEPKNIEMRLYPRSHPEIAPIRVPLSYEAHDDGVNIYSTEGAYVPFPGRWTVEIRIQDKEDNEQVYRRQIEVFAP, from the coding sequence TTGCTGTACCGAGCAGCTCTGTGCTTTATGATGATGTTTTCGATCTTCCCCAAGGATACGTACTCACATGCATCTCTCGTTGCAGCCGATCCCTCTCCAGACAGTGAATGGATTTCTTCACCGCCGGAGATCCATTTGACTTTTAGTGAAAGAATCGACCAAGGGCTCTATTACCTCAAAGTATTTGACGATAAGGGCAACGAAGTGGCGGGTAATGAAGCGAGTGTAAGTGAAGATCGAATGGTCCTGCGATTAAGTTTGCCTACTCTGGCTAACGGAGTGTATACCGTATCTTACCGTATCATATCCGAGGACAGTCACCCCGTTCGCGGTACTTACATTATCTTTGTGGGCATCCCTCGTTCGAATGCGGATCATAGCGTCAGTAATCCGTCCTCTACACGGGGGTTTTCCGAGAGCATCATTTATGCGGCCAACGGCATTTATCTATTAAGCTATCTTCTCTTGATAGGCTGGATAGGCTGGGGAACTGTTTTTCGTCCTTTTACCGCGGTGGATGAATTAAGGAAGGGATACCTCCTTGGGACTCAGGTTATGCAGCAAATCCATTTGATGTCGTTAATCCTCCTCATGTTACTGTTGTCGAGAGATATCATATCTAGTTTGAAAGGTACGGAGGAGCTTAAGCTTCCGTTAGGATCGCTTTATGGTGTGACATGGATGGCGCTTCTGTTGCTTTCCATTACGGGGTTCTTCACGCTGCTGCGCTCCAAGGTATGGGACAGAATATGGGTCGTATTGATGGTAGGAGTCAAGAGCTTGAGTGGGCATGCGATTACCTTAGGCCCTCCGTTGGTTACTGTTCCGTTAAATGCCATTCATTTACTGGCGGCGGGGGTTTGGGTGGGCGGCCTCCTATTGATCGTGATGAATTGGCGCCGACACCAATTGTATATGCGTGTCTTTATAGCCTTATTTTCTCGAACGGCGATGATTTGTATCGCTTTATTATCTGTTTCGGGTATCGTCTCTGCCGAAATGTTCTTGCCTAAACTTAGGTATGTGCTGGAGACTCCATGGGGGCTGTTGATAGGTATTAAGTTGGCGCTTATATTAGGCGTTGCAGTGATAGGCGCTGTCTTAAACGTTTCTGTTAGACACAGCAGATTTATGAACATTAGCACGTGGTTGAAATGCGAAATCGGCCTAATGGTAGTCATCGTCATGGTGGTCGGTGTGTTGGTTCATCAGAAGCCGACTCCCGAGAATAAGCCTCTATTGTGGGAAGACGAGTGGAATCAAGCGCACATGTCCGCACAAATCGTTCCTAATATACCGGGGATCAAGAACCGATTTATTGTGGACATTGCCGTTTCCGATCCTGATGCTGAGCCCAAAAATATAGAAATGCGGTTGTATCCTCGAAGTCACCCGGAGATCGCTCCTATTCGAGTTCCGTTAAGTTATGAAGCTCATGATGATGGTGTCAATATTTATTCAACAGAAGGGGCATATGTGCCTTTTCCAGGCCGTTGGACCGTTGAGATCCGTATTCAAGATAAGGAAGATAACGAACAGGTTTATCGTCGTCAGATTGAGGTTTTTGCTCCTTAG